The region AACCACTTCGCCACTCAACAGGCTAATGGCAAACACAAACCAAAAACTCCAATCACCCCAATCGCCGAGCAAGCGAAATTGCCCCCAGGCAATCCCGCCAACAATTGCGACACCGAGCATTCCGGCAATCGCTTTGAGATATTGCTGGCTCGTGACTTGGCTGAGCAGGGTTGGCACATAATAGCCAGTTCGTCCAGCCACCGCGCCAGTGCAATCGGGGCAGCGCCAACCAACTGGCGTGCGCATGGCACAACGTCCACAAATCGGGTTCAAACATTTTGAGCAGCGCAAAAGCGTCGCTTCTTTGGGGTGATTAACACAAAAAAACTCTTCTTCTACCGTTGTTTGCATAGATTTAGCCTCGTTTGATGCGTTGAGCTTCGCGCCAAGCCGCCCAACCAAAAAGCACCACCGCTGTGAAAATTCTGCGCCAACGCTGTGGATGGCGAATTAAGCGCCATAACCATTCTAGCCCAAATTTGCGCATCCATTGCGGCGCTCGTGGACGCAAACCAGCCAAATCATCAAACGTACCGCCAACTCCAATTCCCAGTTTAATCCCCAACTCAGCGCCATAGCGCCGAATCCAGAGGTCTTGGGCTGGTGCACCATAGGCCACCAACACAATATCAGGTTGGCTACGCCGAATTTCGTCGGCAATCGCTGGTTGGTCAAGCTCACGTGGTGAGCCGGCCCATGTACCAACAATCTGGCAATTAGGATAGCGCTGCTGGAGCACCGCCGCTGCTTTGGCTGCCACCCCATCAGCCGCCCCCAGCAAAAAGATTTTCCAGCCGCGCAGAGCACTTTCAGCCGCCAAACGTTCGGTCAAATCGATGCCTGTAACTTTGGATCGTAGCTGTTTGCCTTGCCAACGCGCTGCATGCAACAAGCCTGTGCCATCAGGAACCGAAAGACTTGAGGCGGCCAAGGTTGCCCGAAAAGCCACATTATCTTGAGCCGCCATCACAAACTCAGGGTTAACTGTGGCAATTTGATGCGCTCCACCAGCGGCGAGCATAGCCGCAATCAGCTCAATCGTTTCATCCATGGTCACGTCATCGACGCGCACCCGCAGAATTTCGAGTGAAGCCAAATCGGCTGGACGTTGAAAAGTCATAGTTATTGTTTTTCCTCACGTTGGCGGCCATGACGTTCGCGCAAGGTAAACCAAACATCCTCAGGCGAAACGCCCTGATTGAGCAACAACACAAACAAGTGATAAATTAAATCGCTGGCTTCGTTACGCAATTCATCGGCGTTGCCATTTTTGGCGGCAATAATCACCTCGGCTGATTCTTCGCCAATTTTCTTGCCAATTTTATCGACTCCTTTTTCGAGCAAATAGGTGGTGTAGGAGCCAATTGGGCGGGTTTGTTCGCGTTCGCGCAAAAATTCAAATAATTGGCTCACAAAGGCCAATGGCACAGCGCTACCTTCGCGTTTGGTGCCATCCAGTGTGGTATGAAAACACGAGCGTGAGCCAGTATGGCAGGTTGGGCCAGTTGGCTCAGCCAAAATCAACAAAGCATCGTTGTCGCAATCGGTGCGAGCAGCGATAAATTTCAGCACATTGCCGCTGGTCTCGCCTTTCGTCCACAATTGCTGGCGCGAACGGCTCCAAAACGTCACTAAGCCGCTGGTTTGGGTTTTTGCCAACGCTTCGGCGTTCATATATCCAACCATCAACACCTCACCGCTACGGGCATGCTGCACCACAGCGGGAATCAAGCCTTGGCTATCGTAGGTTAATTCGACCATAACATCACATTCTTTCGACTAAAAAGCGACCAGCGTGGCCGACCATCGACCAACGCTGGCCTGTAGATAGATTTAGTGTTTGAAGTGGCGGGTAGCAGTGAAGATCATCGCGATACCTGCGGCGTTGGCAGCAGCAATCACTTCATCATCACCTTGTGAGCCACCAGGCTGCACAATTGCGCTCACGCCAGCCTCAATCGCGGCCTGAATTCCATCGGCCTTGGGGAAGAAGGCATCGGAAGCTAGCACGCTGCCCTTGGCGCGATCACCAGCCTTACGAATCGCCGTCAACACCGAATCAACCCGCGAAGGCTGACCAGCACCCATCCCCACCAATTCTTCGCCTTGCACCAAGACAATTGCATTCGATTTGACGCTGGCACAGGCCTTCCAAGCAAA is a window of Herpetosiphon gulosus DNA encoding:
- a CDS encoding WecB/TagA/CpsF family glycosyltransferase, which gives rise to MTFQRPADLASLEILRVRVDDVTMDETIELIAAMLAAGGAHQIATVNPEFVMAAQDNVAFRATLAASSLSVPDGTGLLHAARWQGKQLRSKVTGIDLTERLAAESALRGWKIFLLGAADGVAAKAAAVLQQRYPNCQIVGTWAGSPRELDQPAIADEIRRSQPDIVLVAYGAPAQDLWIRRYGAELGIKLGIGVGGTFDDLAGLRPRAPQWMRKFGLEWLWRLIRHPQRWRRIFTAVVLFGWAAWREAQRIKRG
- the hisIE gene encoding bifunctional phosphoribosyl-AMP cyclohydrolase/phosphoribosyl-ATP diphosphatase HisIE; the encoded protein is MVELTYDSQGLIPAVVQHARSGEVLMVGYMNAEALAKTQTSGLVTFWSRSRQQLWTKGETSGNVLKFIAARTDCDNDALLILAEPTGPTCHTGSRSCFHTTLDGTKREGSAVPLAFVSQLFEFLREREQTRPIGSYTTYLLEKGVDKIGKKIGEESAEVIIAAKNGNADELRNEASDLIYHLFVLLLNQGVSPEDVWFTLRERHGRQREEKQ